Proteins encoded together in one Vigna angularis cultivar LongXiaoDou No.4 chromosome 5, ASM1680809v1, whole genome shotgun sequence window:
- the LOC108319542 gene encoding early nodulin-75, which produces MSPKSMLVLLIAFLLVTSSLAILPPSSPANNDAKPQPHTPKPPYHNKPSPHIENGHPKHHGKPPPHMEDASHKGKPSHIKDTSYDGRLPPDYNAKPPYQGGDPIHSDGKPPHTEPPHHGKPQPMGTTNRAGTDFNSTVQFNSICPPLTTKELPPKEQQGTGNQHPELGHDGHNNKPSHDDDSKPSHHNDKPPHIKYTLFDGRLPPDRSIKPSSGDSTHPDGKPPHKEPRHHAKPPPIGTTKEFPPKEQQGANNPHPPRRPGHGGHNVESTNFRPIDPPGSD; this is translated from the exons ATGTCTCCCAAAAGCATGCTAGTCTTACTGATAGCATTTCTTTTGGTTACAAGCTCCCTTGCCATCCTTCCACCCTCTTCACCAGCAAACAATGATGCTAAACCACAACCACATACTCCCAAACCACCATATCATAATAAACCATCACCACATATTGAAAATGGTCATCCCAAACATCATGGTAAACCACCACCACACATGGAAGATGCATCACACAAAGGTAAACCATCACACATAAAAGATACATCGTACGATGGTCGTTTACCACCGGATTATAATGCTAAACCACCATATCAGGGTGGTGATCCAATACATTCTGATGGTAAACCACCACACACAGAACCACCACATCATGGTAAACCACAGCCCATGGGAACCACAAATAGGGCTGG tacagaTTTTAATAGTACAGTGCAGTTCAATTCTATTTGCCCACCCCTAACCACAAAGGAGTTGCCACCGAAGGAGCAACAGGGCACAGGAAATCAACATCCAGAGCTGGGACATGATGGTCATAATAATAAACCATCACATGATGATGATAGTAAACCATCACATCATAATGATAAACCACCACACATAAAATATACCTTGTTTGATGGTCGTTTACCACCGGATCGTAGTATTAAACCATCAAGTGGTGATTCAACACATCCTGATGGTAAACCACCACACAAGGAACCACGACATCATGCTAAGCCACCGCCAATTGGAACCACAAAGGAGTTTCCACCGAAGGAGCAACAAGGCGCAAACAATCCACATCCTCCGAGGAGGCCTGGACATGGTGGTCATAACGTGGAATCAACCAACTTTCGACCAATTGATCCACCAGGTTCCGATTAG